One Malus sylvestris chromosome 14, drMalSylv7.2, whole genome shotgun sequence DNA segment encodes these proteins:
- the LOC126599015 gene encoding uncharacterized protein LOC126599015: MSSSSRKNDDGVPPLYRQGGSLSKIGYFKAAHIKISSDNLFRDFLETYWHAIPSGVRVRRVKDGSSREPCSGTRRTIKFHPYYFVLGFTFPIPRFFQEVLCSMKCVPAQCSPNAVRVMVGFHNLNQFFDLGLTTNEFWYFFDIGRIDGVGQLRIRHKLFDNSSKGDHDWAKETLEISGEWESDSSPELRVSTVFISDSEFGSTPRVSPDMKKVHVALGIPSEYREWRWLLSPLRREKGGLPPEEEIKRIKADAMARPITVVEPTTNEGGKKKHSPPAQEIPAEKKMKTARGDSPAAPKIVIDLTSSKGEKERTATFVPVTPIASKAASSIAEKIAQRKSSSVPLVPKFVPKRPSGTKPDLPLKRLATMKSDKVPLSAKVAPNTASSAAATISSADKNEAARSGRLEESAKAVSEEAAKICALLKPDLLEDMDVCAQFVDGVKEIVGPSLFAKHTPEYRKTALLAMMQKTTILAAESMFLDQEDTKAAKEMARTMAAEAYSSVEKIKKLESELAALKESHTSDPTSQQLEAAHQEIMDLKTRFDAIRDLERSISELRSAAYAKDEELIATYNQAIHFKEVADRLEPQVSELQGVLKTNDNLKKEIEELQRVRACLFEENEQLKSEKNGFEASLIQNQSDFYKLGYVDHLYGRPSDFEFSAGGVDTQAGAVEGKGPEDAAAENTKAAEGVTTEQLGDVQTTEE; this comes from the exons ATGTCTTCCTCGAGCCGTaagaatgatgatggtgtgCCCCCGCTGTACCGTCAAGGCGGGTCTTTGAGCAAGATTGGCTACTTCAAAGCTGCTCACATCAAGATTAGCTCCGACAATTtgtttagagattttcttgaaACGTATTGGCATGCCATTCCGTCGGGAGTGCGTGTGAGACGAGTTAAAGATGGTAGCAGCCGAGAACCATGCAGTGGAACTCGGAGAACTATCAAGTTCCATCCTTACTATTTTGTGTTAGGGTTTACTTTCCCTATACcgcgtttcttccaagaagtgctttGCTCTATGAAATGTGTGCCTGCCCAATGTTCCCCGAATGCGGTCCGAGTGATGGTGGGGTTCCACAATTTGAACCAATTCTTTGACTTGGGACTAACCACCAAcgaattttggtatttctttgaCATAGGTCGTATTGATGGAGTTGGACAACTGCGAATCCGTCATAAGCTTTTTGATAATTCGAGTAAAGGAGATCATGATTGGGCCAaagagactttggagataagtggagaatgGGAATCTGATTCTTCTCCCGAGCTGCGTGTATCAACGGTCTTCATATCTG attcgGAATTTGGCTCAACTCCTAGGGTTTCTCCAGATATGAAAAAAGTGCATGTCGCTCTGGGTATTCCTTCCGAGTATCGTGagtggcgttggctgcttagtcctcttcgtaGGGAAAAAGGTGGACTACCcccagaagaagaaataaaacgGATCAAGGCAGACGCGATGGCTCGTCCTATCACTGTGGTGGAGCCTACTAccaatgaaggtgggaaaaagaaacattccccgcctgctcaagagatacctgctgagaagaaaatgaagactgCTCGTGGGGATTCTCCGGCTGCTCCCAAGATTGTGATTGACCTGACTTCCTCTAAGGGCGAGAAAGAACGAACTGCTACATTTGTGCCAGTAACGCCTATTGCTTCGAAGGCTGCTAGCTCGATTGCTGAAAAAATTGCTCAGCGTAAAAGTTCTTCCGTGCCTTTGGTACCGAAGTTTGTGCCAAAACGTCCGTCCGGGACTAAACCTGACTTACCCTTGAAGAGacttgctactatgaagagtGATAAGGTGCCCCTgtctgctaaagtggcgccgaATACTGCTTCTTCCGCTGCTGCAACCATCTCGTCTGCTGATAAGAATGAAGCTGCTCGCTCAGGCAGGCTTGAAGAATCCGCCAAGGCCGTTTCTGAGGAGGCTGCTAAGATTTGTGCtcttttgaaaccagatcttcttgaagacatggatgTATGCGCccagtttgttgatggcgtcaaaGAGATTGTTGGTCCGAGTCTTTTTGCAAAGCATACACCCGAGTATAGGAAGACTGCTCTGCTAGCCATGATGCAGAAAACAACAATTCTGGCAGCCGAGTCTATGTTCCTTGACCAAGAGGACACCAAGGCtgctaaagagatggcaagaactATGGCTGCCGAAGCTTATTCCTCGGttgaaaaaatcaaaaaattggaatctgagcTTGCTGCTTTGAAGGAATCTCATACTTCTGACCCCACTTCTCAGCAGCTTGAGGCCGCTCACCAGGAGAtcatggatttgaagactaggTTTGATGCG attcgaGATCTTGAACGCTCCATATCTGAACTTCGctccgctgcttatgcaaaggatgaagaattaATTGCTACTTACAACCAAGCGATCCACTTCAAAGAGGTTGCTGACAGGCTTGAGCCTCAAGTGTCggaacttcaaggtgttttGAAGACCAACGACAATCTGAAGAAAGAAATTGAGGAGTTGCAGCGAGTTCGTGCTTGCCTGTTTGAGGAGAATGAGCAGTTGAAGAGTGAGAAAAATGGTTTCGAGGCTTCGCTTATTCAGAACCAAtctgatttctacaagctgggcTATGTAGATCATCTATATGGGCGgccgtctgactttgagttttccg CTGGAGGAGTTGATACCCAGGCTGGAGCAGTCGAGGGTAAAGGTCCGGAGGATGCCGCTGCTGAGAACACcaaggctgctgaaggtgtaaCAACCGAGCAGTTGGGAGATGTCCAAACTACcgaagagtag